From Deltaproteobacteria bacterium, a single genomic window includes:
- a CDS encoding HesA/MoeB/ThiF family protein, whose translation MATRLTPDQIERYSRQIMVPDLGGAAQMHLRAARVLIIGAGGLGSPAAFYLAAAGIGTLGIVDPDKVELSNLQRQILHATADIGRQKVDSAKATLSELNPDVEVKTYPVRFDAENAEAIAAEYDFIVDGSDNFDTKFLVNDTAIKLNIAFSHAGIVRLQGQTMTVIPGKSACYRCLFKAPPPPEEILNCQASGILGAVAGTLGTIQATEAIKYLAGFETGLLTNRLLVYDAKNMKFRDIEVQRDPNCNSCGERAN comes from the coding sequence ATGGCGACACGACTCACTCCAGATCAGATCGAACGTTACAGCCGCCAGATCATGGTGCCGGATCTCGGCGGCGCGGCGCAGATGCATCTGCGCGCGGCGCGGGTGCTCATTATTGGCGCCGGCGGCTTGGGTTCGCCCGCGGCTTTTTATCTTGCCGCGGCGGGCATCGGAACTTTAGGCATCGTCGACCCCGATAAAGTGGAGCTGTCGAATTTGCAGCGGCAAATTCTTCACGCAACGGCGGACATCGGCCGGCAAAAAGTCGATTCGGCGAAAGCGACTCTCAGCGAACTAAACCCCGATGTCGAAGTGAAAACCTATCCCGTACGCTTTGATGCGGAGAACGCGGAAGCGATCGCCGCTGAATATGATTTCATCGTCGACGGCAGCGACAACTTCGATACTAAATTTCTCGTCAACGATACCGCGATAAAGTTGAACATCGCTTTTTCCCACGCCGGCATTGTCCGGCTCCAGGGGCAGACGATGACGGTGATCCCCGGCAAATCGGCATGCTACCGTTGCCTGTTCAAAGCGCCGCCACCACCCGAAGAGATTTTAAATTGCCAAGCCTCCGGCATTCTCGGCGCCGTCGCCGGCACGCTGGGAACGATTCAAGCCACCGAAGCGATAAAATATTTAGCCGGCTTCGAAACCGGTCTGCTCACTAATCGCTTACTGGTTTACGACGCCAAAAATATGAAATTTCGCGATATCGAAGTACAGCGCGATCCCAACTGCAACAGTTGCGGCGAGCGAGCAAACTAG